A window from Primulina eburnea isolate SZY01 chromosome 2, ASM2296580v1, whole genome shotgun sequence encodes these proteins:
- the LOC140815769 gene encoding zinc finger protein CONSTANS-LIKE 5-like — translation MSMHGDGGGSGTEYFPPSRSCDYCQSAVALLFCRPHSAFLCIACDSKLHNSHTKHERVWMCEVCEQAAAVFACKADAAVLCSECDRDIHSANPLACRHDRTPVVPFYENAESVVLKSDAAPFVPIHNSNGVEQADFLNNASSWIPTKLPAERPDAKAIEFLLSGSDQLLDFEISQPIPSHLVGDCVVPVQTTTKPPVPALSLQNYSSENRFEIDFTTSNIDPLNNSYTTPSLSHSFSSSSMDMGVVPDGSSLSDISYPYPSNVNSVVGNQGFPVLGLDREARVLRYREKRKNRRFQKTIRYASRKAYAESRPRMKGRFAKRSDGELEGDPVFISGSADYVFDSRYDVVMSF, via the exons ATGTCCATGCATGGAGATGGAGGAGGATCGGGGACCGAGTACTTCCCGCCGTCCAGGAGCTGCGATTATTGCCAATCAGCGGTGGCGCTGCTATTCTGCAGGCCTCACTCAGCCTTCTTGTGTATCGCCTGCGATTCCAAGCTGCATAATTCCCACACGAAACACGAGCGTGTGTGGATGTGCGAGGTGTGTGAGCAGGCCGCTGCTGTCTTCGCCTGTAAAGCCGACGCCGCCGTGCTTTGTTCCGAATGCGACCGCGATATACACTCTGCAAACCCCCTCGCCTGCCGCCACGACCGAACGCCGGTGGTACCATTTTACGAGAATGCCGAATCTGTGGTCTTGAAGTCTGACGCCGCGCCGTTTGTGCCCATCCACAACTCCAACGGCGTAGAACAGGCCGACTTTTTGAATAACGCATCTTCGTGGATACCCACAAAACTTCCTGCCgaaaggccggacgccaaaGCCATTGAATTCTTGTTGTCCGGCTCAGATCAGCTCCTGGATTTCGAGATCTCCCAGCCAATACCGTCACACCTTGTCGGCGACTGTGTTGTCCCTGTACAAACAACCACCAAACCGCCGGTGCCGGCTCTTTCACTCCAAAACTACTCATCCGAGAACCGATTCGAGATCGATTTCACGACATCCAACATTGATCCCTTGAACAACAGCTACACGACCCCATCTCTCAGTCACAGT TTTTCATCATCGTCCATGGACATGGGTGTTGTCCCCGACGGCAGCTCCCTGTCGGATATATCGTACCCTTATCCGAGCAACGTCAACTCAGTGGTCGGAAATCAAGGTTTCCCGGTTTTGGGACTGGACAGAGAAGCTAGGGTGTTGAGGTACAGGGAGAAGAGAAAGAATCGAAGATTCCAGAAGACCATACGCTACGCTTCCCGGAAGGCGTACGCAGAGAGCAGGCCAAGAATGAAAGGCCGGTTCGCGAAGAGAAGCGACGGCGAGCTGGAAGGCGATCCGGTTTTCATCTCCGGTTCAGCAGATTATGTCTTTGATAGCAGATACGATGTCGTCATGTCTTTCTGA
- the LOC140823090 gene encoding uncharacterized protein, with product MVNNNVVNVSQLAIPLFKGECYEFWSIKMKTLFKSQDLWDLVENGYSEEDEEAKVKENKKRDAKALFFIQQAIHESIFTKISAGNTAKEAWTTLQTSFQGSSKVITVKLQSLRRDFETLQMKNGESVQNYLTRVDTVVNQMRSYGEEIKDQIVVAKVLRSLNSKFDYKVAAIEESKDLITYSFDELMGSLQSHEVRLKKYEPDEENAFHVKGEMSSRGRDRGGYRGRDRGSENNKSNIQCYYCQQYGHVQANCWKREKDIQANCALQEEEEEEAKLLMAYHDDAKIMSDIWNLMILTS from the exons ATGGTAAACAACAATGTTGTGAACGTTTCTCAATTAGCAATTCCACTTTTCAAAGGTGAGTGCTATGAATTCTGGAGTATCAAAATGAAAACTTTGTTTAAATCTCAAGACTTGTGGGATTTAGTTGAAAATGGCTACTCTGAGGAGGATGAGGAAGCGAAGGTAAAGGAGAACAAGAAGAGGGATGCAAAAGCCTTGTTTTTTATTCAGCAGGCTATTCATGAGTCTATCTTTACTAAGATTTCAGCAGGAAACACTGCCAAAGAAGCCTGGACAACATTGCAGACATCCTTCCAAGGCTCCTCAAAAGTAATCACGGTAAAACTCCAATCTCTTCGTCGTGATTTTGAAACCTTACAAATGAAAAATGGAGAATCGGTACAAAACTACTTGACAAGGGTAGATACTGTTGTTAATCAAATGAGGTCCTATGGAGAGGAAATCAAAGACCAAATCGTTGTTGCAAAGGTACTGAGGAGTTTGAATTCAAAGTTTGATTATAAAGTAGCTGCTATAGAGGAGTCTAAAGACTTGATAACTTACTCATTTGATGAGTTAATGGGATCTCTACAATCCCATGAAGTAAGACTGAAGAAATATGAACCAGATGAAGAAAATGCCTTTCATGTGAAGGGAGAAATGTCCAGCAGAGGACGTGACAGAGGAGGCTATCGTGGAAGAGACAGAGGAAGTGAAAACAACAAAAGCAATATCCAATGCTATTATTGCCAACAATATGGACATGTACAAGCTAATTGTTGGAAAAGAGAAAAAGATATACAAGCAAATTGTGCTCTTCAGGAAGAGGAAGAAGAGGAGGCTAAGTTGCTTATGGCCTATCATGATGATGCAAAGATCATGAGTGATATTTG GAACTTGATGATTCTTACAAGTTGA